A genomic region of Caenorhabditis elegans chromosome V contains the following coding sequences:
- the spe-10 gene encoding Palmitoyltransferase spe-10 (Confirmed by transcript evidence): protein MSWYSKIYVAVREYRAKHKITGWILTRCLNVLLFIQLILLWWSLYMYVTVTIGYYVQSTIQATIYLIVGSFLFVMSMWSLAKTLFTRVGRVPERYRPSKELEDRLKAVTPMEKNRYVVEKSTPEQLAQQNTILEEMCTYCKVVVAECDQVGRLKYCYECGHIKPDRARHCSSCGKCCIKYDHHCPWINMCVTHVNYKYFLLYIIYTSFLVYWYLLTSLEGAVRYFINQQWTDELGKFLFYLFSFIVGGVFGYYPLGELIIFHYQLISLNETTVEQTKPALLRFDNAADYNMGKYNNFQSVFGWGLWLCPIDSSTQDGLHFDIRYVNTQQRNRFVRIEEEPSSTQSSQSSIQ from the exons ATGTCATGGTATTCAAAGATTTACGTAGCAGTGCGAGAATACCGCGCTAAACATAAAATCACTGGATGGATTTTGACGAGATGTCTCAATGTACTTCTTTTCATTCAACTTATTTTGCTCTGGTGGTC ACTTTATATGTACGTGACAGTGACAATTGGTTATTACGTTCAGTCAACAATTCAAGCAACCATTTATTTGATTGTTGGATCATTTCTGTTTGTTATGTCAATGTGGAGTCTTGCAAAAACGTTGTTCACGAGAGTTGGCAGAGTTCCAGAAAGATATCGACCTAGTAAAGAACTTGAAGATAGATTGAAAGCAGTCACACCGatggagaaaaatcgatacgtGGTAGAGAAATCGACACCTGAACAG CTTGCACAACAAAATACTATTTTGGAGGAGATGTGTACTTACTGTAAAGTAGTCGTCGCTGAATGTGATCAAGTGGGAAGGCTCAAGTATTGTTACGAGTGCGGACATATCAAACCGGATCGTGCCCGACATTGTAGCTCATGTGGGAAGTGTTGCATTAAGTATGATCATCACTGTCCATGGATAAACATGTGTGTTACACACGTCAATTACAAGTACTTTCTACTCTACATTATCTACACcagttttcttgtttattgGTATTTGCTCACTTCACTAGAAGGTGCTGTTCGATATTTTATCAATCAACAATGGACCGATGAATTGGGAAAGTTTTTGTTCTACTTGTTCAGTTTTATTGTCGGCGGAGTGTTTGGTTACTATCCACTCGGTGAACTTATCATATTCCATTATCAATTGATCTCATTGAACGAGACAACTGTCGAACAAACAAAACCAGCTCTTCTAAGATTTGATAATGCAGCTGACTACAATATGgggaaatataataattttcaatcagtGTTTGGATGGGGATTATGGCTGTGTCCAATTGATTCCAGCACCCAGGATGGTCTGCATTTCGACATAAG atacgTCAACACCCAGCAACGGAATCGATTTGTTAGAATTGAGGAGGAACCATCAAGTACTCAAAGTTCGCAGTCATCGATTCAATGA